The bacterium genome contains the following window.
CTACGCGGCCGCCGGCGTGGACGCCGTGTCGGTGGGCCGCCTCACGCACTCAGCCCCCGCCTGGGACCTGGGGCTGGATTTCGCGCCGCGGGAGGGGAACCCGTGATCCCCCAGATCGGTCGCGACTGGTTCGGTCTCACGAGCTTCGATCCCGGTCCCGAGCGGACCGCGGGCGGGTTCCTCTACGTGCTCGAAGAGGTGGGCTCGACCAGCGATTTCCTGCTCGGCCGCGGCGCGCCGTCGACCGGCCGGCTCTGCCGCTGGGACGGCTGGGGCTGGCAGGCCGGGCAGCGGCAGCTCCTGCAGCCGCCCGCCGACGCCCGGCCGGGCAGCGTGGCGGTCGCCCGCCGCCAGAGCGCGGGCCGCGGCCGGCTCGGGCGCCGCTGGCACGGGCAGGGCGGCCTGCTGATGTCCTGGAACATCGACCCGGTGCCGTCGCCGCCCGTCGCCGGCCTGGCGGTCTGGACGGGCCTGACCGCCGTGCTCGCCCTGGAGGAGCTGACGGGCCTGCCGGTGCGCCTGAAGTGGCCCAACGACGTCTTCCTCCACGGGCGCAAGCTCGGGGGCATCCTGC
Protein-coding sequences here:
- a CDS encoding biotin--[acetyl-CoA-carboxylase] ligase, producing MIPQIGRDWFGLTSFDPGPERTAGGFLYVLEEVGSTSDFLLGRGAPSTGRLCRWDGWGWQAGQRQLLQPPADARPGSVAVARRQSAGRGRLGRRWHGQGGLLMSWNIDPVPSPPVAGLAVWTGLTAVLALEELTGLPVRLKWPNDVFLHGRKLGGILLDFMVLTPRPRLVAGLGLNVGRLPVDLPPDVRARAAVLPPDPARWRTLGDLAGTVLRRWDDGLERFLSAGWDDYRSDYDRVDELAGRRVALASGGERREGLAVGIDDTGALLLRHGDGRVSTALAGDVHVLGIGPTSPPGSGRG